From a region of the Fusobacterium sp. DD2 genome:
- a CDS encoding tryptophanase, with protein MKEYPLNVATPRSYSYVKRNIPRVTVAQRERALKATHYNEFAFPAGMLTVDMLSDSGTTAMTDVQWSAMFLGDEAYGRNKGYYVLLDALRDCMERGDNQKRIIDLVRTDCTDIDKMMDEVYLCEYEGGLFNGGAAQMERPNTFILQQGRAAESVLFELVRKILNQRHPGKAFTIPSNGHFDTTEGNIKQMGSIPRNLYNKELLWEVPEGGSYEKNPFKGNMDTKKLEELIKAVGPENVPLVYTTVTNNTVCGQPVSMANIRESSKIAHKYNIPFMLDAARWAENCYFIKVNEEGYADKSIAEIAKEMFSYCDGFTASLKKDGHANMGGILAFRDKGLFWKNFSDFNEDGSIKTDVGILLKVKQISSYGNDSYGGMSGRDIMALAAGLYECLNFDYLDERIKQCEYLAQGFYKAGVKGVVLPAGGHGVYINMDEFFDNKRGHETFAGEGFSLELIRRYGIRVSELGDYSMEYDLKTPEQQKEVCNVVRFAINRSQLSQEHLDYVIAAVKALYEDRESIPNMRIVSGHNLPMRHFHAFLEPYPNK; from the coding sequence ATGAAAGAATATCCTTTAAATGTAGCAACTCCTCGTTCTTACTCTTATGTAAAACGTAATATACCAAGAGTGACTGTGGCTCAACGTGAAAGAGCGTTAAAAGCAACTCACTACAATGAATTTGCGTTCCCAGCTGGAATGTTAACTGTTGATATGTTATCAGACTCAGGTACTACAGCAATGACTGACGTTCAATGGTCAGCAATGTTCTTAGGAGACGAAGCTTATGGACGTAACAAAGGTTACTACGTATTACTAGATGCACTACGTGACTGTATGGAACGTGGTGACAACCAAAAGAGAATCATTGATTTAGTTAGAACAGATTGTACAGACATTGACAAAATGATGGACGAAGTTTATCTTTGTGAATATGAAGGTGGACTATTTAATGGTGGAGCTGCACAAATGGAAAGACCTAACACATTTATACTTCAACAAGGTCGTGCTGCGGAGTCAGTATTATTTGAATTAGTTCGTAAAATATTAAATCAACGTCATCCTGGTAAAGCATTTACAATCCCATCAAATGGACACTTTGACACTACTGAAGGAAACATCAAACAAATGGGATCAATACCAAGAAACTTATATAACAAAGAATTACTATGGGAAGTTCCTGAAGGTGGATCATATGAAAAGAATCCATTTAAAGGAAACATGGATACTAAAAAACTTGAAGAATTAATAAAAGCTGTTGGACCAGAAAATGTACCATTAGTTTATACTACTGTAACTAACAACACTGTTTGTGGACAACCAGTTTCAATGGCAAATATCAGAGAATCAAGTAAAATAGCTCACAAATACAATATCCCATTCATGTTAGACGCTGCTCGTTGGGCAGAAAACTGCTACTTCATTAAAGTAAATGAAGAAGGATATGCAGACAAATCAATAGCTGAAATAGCTAAAGAAATGTTCTCATACTGTGATGGATTTACAGCATCACTTAAAAAAGACGGACATGCTAACATGGGAGGTATCCTAGCATTTAGAGATAAGGGATTATTCTGGAAAAACTTCTCAGACTTCAATGAAGACGGAAGCATAAAAACAGACGTAGGAATCCTATTAAAAGTTAAACAAATCTCATCATATGGTAACGACTCTTATGGTGGAATGTCAGGAAGAGATATCATGGCTCTTGCAGCTGGATTATATGAATGTCTAAACTTTGACTATTTAGATGAAAGAATCAAACAATGTGAATACTTAGCACAAGGATTCTACAAAGCAGGAGTAAAAGGTGTAGTACTTCCAGCAGGAGGACACGGAGTATATATCAATATGGACGAGTTCTTTGATAATAAACGTGGACACGAAACATTTGCAGGAGAAGGATTCAGCCTTGAGCTTATCCGTAGATATGGTATCAGAGTATCAGAACTTGGAGATTACTCAATGGAATATGATTTAAAAACTCCAGAACAACAAAAAGAAGTATGTAACGTTGTACGTTTTGCAATAAACAGAAGCCAATTGAGCCAAGAACATCTAGATTATGTAATAGCTGCAGTAAAAGCACTTTACGAAGATAGAGAAAGCATACCTAATATGAGAATAGTTTCAGGACATAATCTACCAATGCGTCACTTCCACGCATTCTTGGAACCATATCCAAACAAATAA
- a CDS encoding sodium-dependent transporter: MDDNKNILTEQRDGFNSKWGFILACIGSAVGMGNIWRFPVMVSQFGGMTFLVPYFLFVILIASTGVIEEMALGRSAQAGPIGAFGKCSDLKWGKKKIGEGFALIPVIGSLALAIGYTVVVGWIFKYTFMAFTGQLTAMGNDMNIIGGTFGQTACSFGNNLWVIIAMVASFIIMALGVSEGIEKANKIMMPALFILFIGLGIYIATLNGAGKGYTYIFTIDPEMIKDPMLWIFAFGQAFFSLSIAGSGTVIYGSYLGKNEDVVSAGKNVAFYDTLAALLATIVIVPAIAVGGSKLDVGGPGLMFIYLVNVFNSMPGGRIVGIVFYVCVLFAGVSSLINLYETSVATLQEQFKMSRGSSVAAIGVLGIIVAILIQGIIEPWMDAVSIYACPAGAALAGIFFFWVGGKKYAEDAVNMGAKKKIGSWFVTLGKYVYVPLAIIALIAGAILNGIG; the protein is encoded by the coding sequence ATGGATGATAATAAGAACATATTAACAGAGCAACGTGACGGATTTAACAGTAAATGGGGATTTATTTTAGCCTGTATAGGGTCAGCAGTAGGAATGGGTAATATTTGGAGATTCCCAGTAATGGTATCCCAATTTGGAGGAATGACATTTCTGGTTCCATATTTCCTATTTGTTATCTTAATAGCATCTACAGGGGTTATAGAAGAGATGGCTCTTGGAAGATCTGCTCAGGCAGGACCTATAGGGGCTTTTGGAAAATGTTCCGACTTAAAATGGGGAAAGAAAAAAATCGGAGAAGGATTTGCACTGATTCCAGTAATTGGATCGCTAGCATTGGCAATAGGTTATACAGTTGTAGTTGGTTGGATATTTAAATATACATTTATGGCTTTTACAGGGCAGTTAACTGCAATGGGAAATGACATGAATATTATAGGGGGTACATTTGGACAGACAGCATGCAGCTTTGGTAATAACCTTTGGGTAATAATAGCAATGGTTGCAAGTTTTATAATAATGGCATTAGGAGTATCAGAGGGGATAGAAAAAGCAAATAAAATAATGATGCCAGCATTATTTATACTGTTCATAGGATTAGGAATATACATAGCAACATTAAATGGAGCAGGAAAAGGATATACTTATATATTTACAATAGATCCTGAAATGATTAAGGATCCAATGTTATGGATATTTGCTTTTGGACAAGCATTCTTTAGTTTGTCAATAGCAGGAAGTGGAACAGTTATATATGGATCTTACCTAGGTAAGAATGAAGACGTGGTTTCAGCAGGTAAAAACGTTGCTTTCTATGACACTTTAGCAGCTTTATTAGCTACAATTGTTATAGTTCCAGCAATAGCTGTTGGAGGATCAAAACTAGACGTTGGTGGACCAGGACTTATGTTTATATATCTTGTAAACGTATTTAATAGCATGCCTGGAGGACGTATAGTTGGAATAGTATTCTATGTGTGCGTACTATTTGCCGGAGTGTCTTCGCTTATTAATCTATACGAAACATCTGTAGCAACTTTACAAGAGCAGTTTAAAATGAGCAGAGGGTCATCAGTTGCTGCAATAGGAGTACTTGGAATAATAGTTGCAATTTTAATTCAAGGAATAATCGAACCTTGGATGGACGCTGTATCAATCTATGCATGTCCAGCAGGGGCAGCATTAGCAGGAATATTCTTCTTCTGGGTAGGAGGAAAAAAATATGCTGAAGATGCAGTTAATATGGGAGCTAAGAAAAAGATTGGTTCATGGTTCGTAACTCTTGGAAAATATGTCTACGTACCACTTGCAATAATAGCTTTAATTGCAGGAGCAATCTTAAACGGTATAGGATAA
- a CDS encoding tryptophanase produces MKEYPLNVATPRSFSYVKRNIPRVTVAQRERALKATHYNEFAFPAGMLTVDMLSDSGTTAMTDVQWAAMFLGDESYGRNKGYYVLLDALRDCMERGDNQKRIIDLVRTDCTDIDKMMNEVYLCEYEGGLFNGGAAQMERPNTFIIQQGRAAESVLFEMVRKILNQRHPGKAFTIPSNGHFDTTEGNIKQMGSIPRNLYNKELLWEVPEGGSYEKNPFKGNMDTKKLEELIKAVGPENVPLVYTTITNNTVCGQPVSMANIRESSRIAHKYNIPFMLDAARWAENCYFIKVNEEGYADKSIPEIAKELFSYCDGFTASLKKDGHANMGGILAFRDKGLFWKNFSDFNEDGSVKTDVGILLKVKQISSYGNDSYGGMSGRDIMALAAGLYECCNFDYLEERVKQCEYLAQGFYKAGVKGVVLPAGGHGVYINMDEFFDNKRGHETFAGEGFSLELIRRYGIRVSELGDYSMEYDLKTPEQQKEVCNVVRFAINRSQLSQEHLDYVIAAVKALYEDRESIPNMRIVSGHNLPMRHFHAFLEPYPNKK; encoded by the coding sequence ATGAAAGAATATCCTTTAAATGTAGCAACTCCTCGTTCTTTTTCTTATGTAAAACGTAATATACCAAGAGTGACTGTAGCTCAACGTGAAAGAGCGTTAAAAGCAACTCACTACAATGAATTTGCCTTTCCAGCTGGAATGTTAACTGTTGACATGTTATCAGATTCAGGTACTACAGCAATGACAGATGTCCAATGGGCAGCAATGTTCTTAGGAGACGAATCATATGGACGTAACAAAGGTTACTACGTATTACTAGATGCACTACGTGACTGTATGGAACGTGGTGACAACCAAAAGAGAATCATTGATTTGGTTAGAACAGATTGCACAGACATTGATAAGATGATGAACGAAGTTTATCTTTGTGAATATGAAGGTGGACTATTTAATGGTGGAGCTGCACAAATGGAAAGACCTAACACATTTATAATTCAACAGGGTCGTGCTGCGGAGTCAGTATTATTTGAAATGGTTCGTAAAATATTGAATCAACGGCATCCTGGTAAAGCATTTACAATCCCATCAAATGGACACTTTGACACTACTGAAGGAAATATTAAGCAAATGGGATCAATACCAAGAAACCTATATAACAAAGAGTTATTATGGGAAGTTCCTGAAGGTGGATCATATGAAAAGAATCCATTTAAAGGAAACATGGATACTAAAAAACTTGAAGAATTAATAAAAGCTGTTGGACCAGAAAATGTACCATTAGTTTATACAACTATTACTAATAACACTGTTTGTGGACAACCAGTTTCAATGGCAAATATCCGAGAATCAAGTAGAATAGCTCACAAATACAATATTCCATTTATGCTAGACGCTGCTCGTTGGGCAGAAAACTGTTATTTTATTAAGGTAAATGAAGAGGGATATGCAGATAAATCAATACCTGAAATAGCTAAAGAACTATTCTCGTACTGTGATGGATTTACAGCATCACTTAAAAAAGATGGACATGCTAACATGGGAGGTATCCTGGCATTTAGAGATAAGGGATTATTCTGGAAAAATTTCTCAGACTTCAATGAAGATGGAAGTGTAAAAACAGATGTAGGAATCCTGTTAAAAGTTAAACAAATCTCATCATATGGTAACGACTCTTATGGTGGAATGTCAGGAAGAGATATCATGGCTCTTGCAGCTGGATTATACGAATGTTGTAACTTCGACTATTTGGAAGAAAGAGTAAAACAATGTGAGTACTTAGCACAAGGATTCTACAAAGCAGGAGTAAAAGGTGTAGTACTTCCAGCAGGAGGACACGGAGTATATATCAATATGGACGAGTTTTTTGATAATAAACGTGGACACGAAACATTTGCAGGAGAAGGATTCAGCCTTGAACTTATCCGTAGATATGGTATCAGAGTATCAGAACTTGGAGATTACTCAATGGAATATGATTTAAAAACTCCAGAACAGCAAAAAGAAGTATGTAATGTTGTGCGTTTTGCAATAAACAGAAGCCAATTGAGCCAAGAACATCTAGATTATGTAATAGCTGCAGTAAAAGCACTTTATGAAGATAGAGAAAGCATACCTAATATGAGAATAGTTTCAGGACATAATCTACCAATGCGTCACTTCCACGCATTCTTGGAACCATATCCAAATAAAAAATAG